Within Sorangiineae bacterium MSr11367, the genomic segment AGGCGCATGCCGCGCGACGTGGCGAACGCCTCGAGCTTTGGCCAGAGTGCCGCCGCCTGTTGGGGCGTGAGGTTCGACTGGGCGTGGAAGTTCGGTTCGTTGAAGGTCAGGAGGTATTTCGAGCCCGGGGGAATGTCTTTGGCGAGCTGGTCGACGTCGAAGCGGCCGCCCCAGACCATGGGAACGAACTCCACGCCCGCTTTGGAGCTATCGGGCTTTGGCGACCAATTGTACGTCCAGCCCACACCACCCAAACCCGCGGAGACGGCGTCGAGATCAGCCACGGCACGAAAGCCATAGGCCACACCGCGCTTCGTCACCTTGCCCGGTGCGCTCGCATCCTGCGAAACGGGGGGAGCTTCCCCATCGTTGCCGGCATCCGCCCCCGCCCCGCCGGACGACGTACCGCCGTTCGGTCCATCGGTAGGTGAGGAATTCGAGCTGCACGCAAGCGCCAATGTGCAGACGAAGAAGGCGAGCCATCGCGGGAAAGAGGTTTGCATAGCGCCCGGGCCTAGCAAGGGGCCTACCATTGCCTAAGCAACCAAACTTCGGATATTCGCGGGGTGCATGGACGATGTCGACGACACGCAAAGTCGAACTTGGATTCCTTTTCGTATGCAATGTTCTCCTCAGCGCCTGTGGGAGCAACGACTCGGCCCCGAACGGTGCGAGCCCCTCCGATCCTCGAGGTGCGGATGCCTCCACTGGAGACGCGGGCCCCGACACCCGCCCCGATGACGATTGCGTACCGGCCGGTGTGGACAACGGTACGCCCTTTTCCAAGACGTACCGCGTGCTACCCGTCGGCACGACCTCGTTTCAAGGAACGCCGTACAAGATCGTCACCTCGATGCCGTGGACGTACCTCGTGTCGAGCGTGCAATGCCACAAACGCTTTCCGACGGTCGAGACCGACACGCATTACATCGTCGACAGCAAATTCGAACTACCGTACATCAAAGGCGTACTCGACGACGTGGCCTGGACGCCCGGCGTGAAGAACAAGGGGTGGGCGATTGGAGCGAACGACGATCCCGAAGCGCTGGTGAAGAAGAACGGTGGAATGCGCCCGTTCGTCTACCACGTCAACGCGGGATACGAATACGGCTACTTCACCTACACCAACGACCCGCTCCCCGGCGATCCCATTCGGTACTCGGCCTTTCGCCCGACCTGGGTGGTTCATCCGGATGGCGCCGCGTACAAGATGTTCTTCGTCCACCCAGCGAGCCCCGACGACCAGGGCTTTGCATGGCCGCGGCACGGCGACCATTGGGAGCTCAACTTCGGCCTCTACGTCGACCCGACGGGGCACGTCCATGTCCCCAAACCGGCCAAGGCGAAGGTGGCGAACCTTGTCGGATGGGATGACTACCAGGCCTGCGTCGTGATCAACCGAGGCAGCGCGCCCGTTCCCACGACGCGCACGCAGTTTCCTGGAAATGAATCGTACTATGCGTCGGAGACCTTTCTGCCCGGCTATGCGGCGCCCGGCGCGATCGGACATCGTTATTGGGGGCACAAAGGTCGGAGCATGGAGCAAGTCGCCGTGTGGGAGGACGACGGCGCCCCGGGGCTCAACTCGCCGGGCAATTACCACAAGCCTTACTCCGGCGGATGCGACACCAAGGGATACAACTTCGCTCACGCCGAAGGCTTCACCTGGCTCGAGCTTCGCGCCGCGAGAACGAAGATGGGCGACATCCCGACGCGGGAGCAACTCTACAAGATTACGCTCTACCGGTATGAGGCGAAGACTCGGGAAACCAAGCTCCTTGGCACCTTGTCCTACGAGCAGCGTGCCGATGGCCAATGGATCCCGACCGGCTCCGGCCCCGAGGCGCATTCGCTGAACGACAAGAATGGGCGCTGGATCATCAATGGCCCCGTCTTCCAAGACCGCGGCGATCACGTGTTTGCCATCCTCGAGGATCTTTGAATGATGAATACCGTTCCGTCGAAGATTCGATATCTGCGCGCGGCCGCCATCGCCGTGGCCCTCGGTGGCAGCGCCATCGTGGCCTGCAGCTCCAGCGATCCTCCGGCCGGGTCCAGCGAAGGGCCCGATTCCGGCGGGTCGCCGCAAAATCCTGCGCCGGTCGGCAATCCGGATTCCGGCGTGTGGAGCGACCTTGGAAATACGCATGCCCCCGATCACACGCCGCCCACCGCCACCAACGAGGGTGTCGTCACCCGCGGCGGGACGATGACCTTCACCAACATCGGTGCGCCGGGCTATTGGGGACGGGTCATCGAAGCCGAGCCCGGCGATCCGCGGTGCGACGTTCAATCGGAGATGATCCACCAGCCATGGGGAGATCAGTTTTGCTGCCGGACCAAGCACACCGTGACGTCCAACGCGCTGACCCCCTTCAACGAGCAACTCACCATGGTGCTCGACGGACCGCTGGAGGTCAAACAGATGGCCATCTACCAGCCCCTTGCCGACCGCACGGGCCCGTGGGCCATCCGCTCCTTCTGGGACCGGCGCACGCCCGAGCGGCCGTACAACATCCATTTCTCGGGGCCGAACAAGAGCACGATCTTTTCCGGGACACTTGGCAATAGCTGCACGTTCTTTGCGATGCAGGAAAAGCCAT encodes:
- a CDS encoding glycoside hydrolase family protein, whose protein sequence is MQTSFPRWLAFFVCTLALACSSNSSPTDGPNGGTSSGGAGADAGNDGEAPPVSQDASAPGKVTKRGVAYGFRAVADLDAVSAGLGGVGWTYNWSPKPDSSKAGVEFVPMVWGGRFDVDQLAKDIPPGSKYLLTFNEPNFHAQSNLTPQQAAALWPKLEAFATSRGMRLVSPAVNYCGGACNETDPFKWLDAFFAECKGCRVDYVAFHWYACTKEALTWVLGQYETKYQRPVWLTEFSCLDRDGLSEAVELQYMRDAVAVLEADPKVFRYAWFTGRFDSQHAVDLLRPKAGELSPLGQQYISLPMAGR